The following proteins are encoded in a genomic region of Hymenobacter siberiensis:
- a CDS encoding S41 family peptidase: MLKTYFFAPLLLLAGAAQAQTPPPETLLLREPALSRDKLSFSYAGDIWLANRDGSNPQRLTVGAGVETNPHFSPDGQFIAFTGDYDRNADVYVVAVSGGQPRRLTWHPSAEVVRDWTPDGQRILFSSSQEAYARSLQLFTVPMSGGLPTRLPLLMGEKGSYSPDGKTLAHTHITNPTTTWKHYRGGQTGPIWLTDLQTLATEEIPHENATDTSPLWLGGKVYFLSDRARTNNVFVYDPATKKVEQLTRHTDYDVKALSGNGTDLVYEQAGRLHLMNTGSGQTTDLRISISPEVLALRPQYRSVAGMLHGAAISPTGVRAVVEARGDVFTVPAKKGESRNLTHSDTSHERYPAWAPDGAHIAYLSDASGEYQLMVQDQRGLKPAQAYSLGPNSFYFRPLWSPDSKKIAYTDKKLNLWYLDLASKKTTRVAADTYGPLLGEPALDPAWSPDGQWLAYAQQMPNHMRTVRMYHLPSGRRVAVSDGRSDATAPAFSRDGKYLFFTASNDVALRATWLDMSSYDRNSKRTLYVAVLNRRDTSPFAPQSDEEKAAISKPDSIIVGKPVGNRPAPKVAVKDLKPRKPVATAKIVIDTVGLGQRILALPGSVVGELSNVQVADGDKIFYLEQVPASVAAGPDATPTAPTHRLHRYDLKERKSELYLAEVNDYAVSADGKKLLYMAPHDAYGIVEAAGKPVANDGKMALTSLDAYVDPRHEWAQMFDEVWRLERDYFYDPGMHGLDWAATKKKYAGFLPYVAHRADLNYLFAEMIGEMVVGHNYVSGGDMPSLTANPVGLLGADYEVVDGVYRFKKVFNGESFNPSLRAPLTGPGVGVRAGDYLLAVNNRPLRGTDNVYSFFENTVGKQITLLVNDKPGPKGAREVTVVPVASEATLRRIAWVEDNRRTVDRLTGGKVAYVYLPNTGAEGYEFFNRYYFSQLDKQAVIVDERFNGGGFVADYILDLLNRPLLSYWAPREGRPFTSPGSSIYGPKVMLVNEFAGSGGDALPAFFRQRGLGTVIGKRTWGGLVGISGYPPLIDGGSVTSPSFAVYSPDGKWEIENEGVAPDIEVDVRPADTQNGADPQLAKAIEVILQDLAKQPAKSQGIPAQYPLRGRE; this comes from the coding sequence ATGCTGAAAACCTACTTCTTCGCGCCACTGCTGCTGCTGGCCGGCGCGGCCCAAGCCCAAACCCCACCCCCCGAAACCCTGCTGCTGCGCGAGCCGGCCCTGAGCCGCGACAAGCTGTCCTTCAGCTACGCCGGCGACATCTGGCTGGCCAACCGCGACGGCTCGAATCCGCAGCGCCTGACTGTGGGCGCGGGTGTGGAAACCAACCCCCACTTCTCACCCGATGGCCAGTTCATTGCCTTCACCGGCGACTACGACCGCAACGCCGACGTGTACGTGGTAGCAGTGAGCGGCGGGCAGCCGCGCCGCCTGACGTGGCACCCCTCGGCCGAGGTGGTGCGCGACTGGACGCCCGACGGGCAGCGCATCCTCTTCAGCAGCTCGCAGGAAGCCTATGCGCGCTCGTTGCAGCTCTTCACCGTGCCGATGAGCGGGGGGCTGCCCACCCGCCTACCCCTGCTGATGGGTGAGAAGGGCAGCTACTCGCCCGATGGCAAAACCTTGGCCCACACGCATATTACCAACCCCACCACTACCTGGAAGCACTACCGCGGCGGCCAGACCGGCCCCATCTGGCTGACGGATTTGCAGACGCTAGCCACCGAGGAGATTCCGCACGAGAACGCCACCGACACCAGCCCGCTGTGGCTGGGCGGCAAGGTCTATTTCCTGAGTGACCGCGCCCGTACCAACAACGTGTTCGTATATGACCCGGCCACCAAAAAAGTGGAGCAGCTGACCCGCCACACCGATTATGACGTGAAAGCGCTGAGCGGCAACGGCACCGATTTGGTGTATGAGCAGGCCGGCCGGCTGCACCTAATGAATACCGGCTCGGGCCAGACGACCGACCTCAGAATCAGTATCTCGCCCGAGGTGCTGGCCCTGCGGCCGCAGTACCGCAGCGTGGCCGGCATGCTGCACGGGGCAGCCATCTCCCCCACAGGCGTGCGCGCCGTGGTGGAGGCGCGCGGCGATGTGTTCACCGTGCCGGCCAAAAAAGGCGAAAGCCGCAACCTGACCCATTCCGATACCTCGCACGAGCGCTACCCGGCCTGGGCCCCCGACGGCGCGCACATCGCCTACCTGTCCGACGCTTCAGGCGAGTACCAGCTGATGGTGCAGGACCAGCGCGGGCTGAAACCGGCGCAGGCGTATTCGCTGGGGCCGAACTCCTTCTACTTCCGCCCCCTGTGGTCGCCGGACAGCAAGAAAATTGCCTACACCGACAAGAAGCTGAACCTATGGTATCTCGACCTGGCTTCGAAGAAAACCACCCGCGTGGCCGCCGATACCTACGGCCCGCTGTTGGGCGAGCCGGCCCTCGACCCGGCCTGGTCGCCCGACGGGCAGTGGCTGGCCTACGCCCAGCAGATGCCCAACCACATGCGTACCGTGAGGATGTACCACCTGCCCAGCGGCCGCCGCGTGGCCGTGAGCGACGGCCGCAGCGACGCCACCGCGCCCGCCTTCAGCCGCGACGGCAAGTACCTGTTTTTTACGGCCAGCAACGACGTGGCCCTGCGCGCTACCTGGCTGGACATGTCGTCGTATGACCGCAACAGCAAGCGCACGCTGTATGTGGCCGTGCTCAACCGCCGCGACACTTCGCCCTTCGCCCCGCAGAGCGACGAGGAAAAAGCGGCCATCAGCAAGCCCGACTCGATTATTGTGGGCAAGCCGGTGGGCAACCGCCCCGCGCCCAAAGTGGCCGTGAAGGATTTGAAGCCGCGCAAGCCCGTTGCCACCGCCAAAATCGTAATTGATACCGTGGGCCTGGGGCAGCGCATTCTGGCCCTGCCCGGCTCGGTGGTGGGTGAGCTCAGCAACGTGCAGGTGGCCGACGGCGACAAAATATTCTACCTGGAGCAGGTGCCCGCCAGCGTGGCCGCCGGCCCCGATGCCACGCCTACTGCCCCCACCCACCGCCTGCACCGCTACGATTTGAAAGAGCGCAAAAGCGAGCTGTACCTGGCCGAAGTGAACGACTACGCCGTGAGCGCCGACGGTAAGAAGCTGCTCTACATGGCGCCGCACGATGCCTACGGCATTGTGGAAGCGGCCGGCAAACCAGTGGCCAACGACGGCAAAATGGCGCTGACGAGCCTCGACGCCTACGTGGACCCGCGCCACGAATGGGCCCAGATGTTCGACGAAGTGTGGCGCCTGGAGCGCGACTACTTCTACGACCCCGGCATGCACGGGCTCGACTGGGCCGCCACCAAAAAGAAGTACGCCGGCTTTCTGCCCTACGTGGCGCACCGGGCCGACCTCAACTACCTATTTGCCGAGATGATAGGCGAGATGGTGGTGGGCCACAACTACGTAAGCGGCGGCGACATGCCCAGCCTCACGGCCAACCCCGTGGGTCTGCTCGGGGCCGACTACGAGGTAGTGGACGGGGTTTACCGCTTCAAAAAGGTATTCAACGGCGAGAGCTTCAACCCCAGCCTGCGCGCGCCCCTCACCGGCCCCGGCGTGGGCGTGCGGGCCGGCGACTACCTGCTGGCCGTGAACAACCGCCCACTGCGCGGCACCGACAACGTGTATAGCTTCTTCGAGAACACCGTGGGCAAGCAGATTACCCTGCTGGTGAACGATAAGCCCGGCCCCAAAGGAGCCCGCGAGGTAACCGTGGTGCCCGTGGCCAGCGAAGCCACCCTACGCCGCATTGCCTGGGTCGAGGATAACCGCCGCACCGTAGACCGGCTCACGGGTGGCAAGGTGGCCTACGTGTACCTGCCCAACACCGGAGCCGAAGGCTACGAGTTTTTCAACCGCTACTATTTCAGCCAGCTCGATAAGCAGGCCGTAATTGTGGACGAGCGGTTCAATGGCGGCGGCTTCGTGGCCGACTACATTTTGGACCTGCTCAACCGGCCCCTGCTCAGCTACTGGGCCCCGCGGGAGGGCCGGCCGTTTACCTCGCCGGGCTCGTCCATCTACGGACCCAAGGTGATGCTGGTGAACGAGTTTGCTGGCTCCGGTGGCGATGCGCTGCCGGCGTTTTTCCGGCAGCGCGGGCTGGGCACGGTCATCGGCAAGCGCACCTGGGGCGGCCTGGTGGGTATTTCTGGCTACCCGCCGCTCATCGACGGCGGCAGCGTAACCTCGCCCAGCTTTGCCGTGTACAGCCCCGATGGCAAGTGGGAAATTGAGAACGAAGGCGTGGCCCCCGACATCGAAGTAGACGTGCGCCCCGCCGACACCCAGAACGGTGCCGACCCGCAGCTGGCCAAAGCCATTGAGGTGATTTTGCAGGACCTGGCCAAGCAGCCGGCCAAGTCGCAGGGCATTCCGGCGCAGTACCCGCTGCGCGGCCGGGAGTAA
- the mqo gene encoding malate dehydrogenase (quinone), translating into MTPAISNPAKPVSDVILIGAGIMSATLGVLLKALDPSLTISVFERLDAVGAESSDAWNNAGTGHSAFCELNYTPERPDGSIDINKADKIAEQFELSKQFWSTLVLEGQLPDPTAFVHTIPHMSFVWGAGNVEYLRKRHAALLYSPLFQGMEFSTDPAQIAQWIPLVMDGRDPATPVAATRMAIGTDVNFGALTRALFDYLKGQPGVEFHLGHEIEDFRQKDDGIWRLKVNYLGLDVSRIERARFVFIGAGGGSLPLLEKSGIPEANGFGGFPVSGQWLKCQNPDIIARHEAKVYGKPAVGSPPMSMPHLDTRQINGRKELLFGPYAGFSTKFLKQGSYTDLFKSIELGNIRPLLYAGARNLGLTKYLIGQVLQTPRERTAALREYYPKANPADWQLEVAGQRVQVIKKDKKEGGVLEFGTEMVTAADGSIAALLGASPGASTAVAIMLELVQKCFPARAASPEWQARFRQLVPSFGQKLADNPALAAAVRKHSRAVLRLEA; encoded by the coding sequence ATGACCCCAGCTATTTCCAACCCTGCCAAACCCGTTTCCGACGTCATCCTTATTGGCGCGGGCATTATGAGCGCCACGCTTGGCGTGCTGCTTAAGGCCCTAGACCCCAGCCTGACCATCTCGGTCTTCGAGCGCCTCGACGCCGTGGGCGCCGAGAGCTCCGACGCCTGGAACAACGCCGGCACCGGCCACTCGGCCTTCTGCGAGCTGAACTACACGCCCGAGCGGCCCGATGGCTCCATCGACATCAACAAGGCCGACAAAATTGCTGAGCAGTTTGAACTGAGCAAGCAGTTCTGGTCGACGCTGGTACTGGAAGGGCAGCTGCCCGACCCCACGGCGTTCGTCCACACCATCCCGCACATGAGCTTCGTGTGGGGTGCCGGCAACGTGGAATACCTGCGCAAGCGGCACGCCGCGCTGCTGTACTCGCCCCTGTTTCAGGGCATGGAATTCAGCACCGACCCGGCCCAGATTGCCCAGTGGATTCCGCTGGTGATGGACGGGCGCGACCCGGCCACGCCCGTGGCCGCCACGCGCATGGCCATTGGCACCGACGTGAACTTTGGGGCCCTCACCCGAGCGCTGTTTGATTATTTGAAGGGGCAGCCAGGCGTGGAGTTTCATTTAGGCCACGAGATTGAGGATTTTCGGCAAAAGGACGACGGTATCTGGCGGTTGAAAGTCAATTACCTGGGGCTCGATGTGAGCCGCATCGAGCGCGCGCGCTTCGTGTTTATCGGGGCCGGCGGGGGCTCGCTGCCGCTGCTTGAAAAGTCGGGCATTCCGGAGGCAAATGGCTTCGGCGGCTTCCCCGTGAGTGGGCAGTGGCTGAAGTGCCAGAACCCGGACATAATTGCCCGGCACGAGGCCAAAGTGTATGGCAAGCCGGCAGTGGGCTCGCCGCCCATGTCGATGCCCCACCTCGACACGCGCCAGATAAACGGCCGCAAAGAGCTGCTGTTCGGCCCCTACGCCGGCTTCAGCACCAAGTTTTTGAAGCAGGGCTCGTACACCGACTTGTTCAAATCCATCGAGCTGGGCAACATCCGGCCGCTGCTTTATGCCGGGGCGCGCAACCTGGGCCTCACCAAATACCTCATCGGCCAGGTGCTGCAAACGCCCCGGGAGCGCACCGCCGCCCTACGCGAGTATTACCCCAAAGCCAACCCCGCCGACTGGCAGCTCGAAGTGGCCGGCCAGCGCGTACAGGTCATCAAAAAGGACAAGAAAGAAGGCGGAGTGCTCGAATTCGGCACCGAGATGGTGACGGCCGCCGATGGCTCCATCGCCGCGCTGCTGGGCGCTTCGCCGGGGGCCAGCACGGCCGTGGCCATCATGCTGGAGCTGGTGCAGAAGTGCTTCCCCGCCCGCGCCGCCTCGCCCGAATGGCAGGCCCGGTTCCGGCAGCTGGTACCTTCCTTCGGCCAGAAGCTGGCCGATAACCCAGCGCTGGCCGCCGCCGTGCGCAAGCATAGCCGCGCGGTGCTGCGGCTGGAGGCGTAA
- a CDS encoding asparaginase yields the protein MPDLNLPLLPLPTRADATAPRLLIIYTGGTVGMALNSSGELVPMEFGHLDRQMPELAHLQFRLELLSLPAPIDSSNVTPADWLFLAGLIDQHYLDFDGFVVLHGTDTMAYSAAALSYVLEHLGKAVVFTGAQVPVGANRSDAQRNLITALEIAAARHPRVHTVRVPEVCVFFNDVLIRGTRAKKVESQQFAAFKSENYPPLARAGISLEFDDNSIRLLPGARLKVHGQLETGVAVLRLFPGITEAVVSAILGVPGLRGCVLETYGSGNAPTAPWFLACLAEARQRGVWLLNVSQCEEGRVVQGKYETSARFAEMGIVGGEDITTEAAVTKLMFVLGLGVSEARTRELLATDLRGEITL from the coding sequence ATGCCCGACCTCAACCTGCCCCTGCTGCCCCTGCCCACCCGCGCCGATGCCACGGCCCCGCGTCTGCTCATCATCTACACGGGTGGCACGGTAGGCATGGCCCTGAACAGCAGTGGCGAGCTGGTGCCCATGGAATTTGGCCACCTCGACCGCCAGATGCCCGAGTTGGCCCACCTGCAGTTTCGCCTGGAACTGCTGAGCCTGCCCGCGCCCATCGACAGCAGCAACGTGACGCCCGCCGACTGGCTCTTTCTGGCCGGCCTCATTGACCAGCACTACCTCGATTTCGACGGCTTCGTGGTGCTGCACGGTACCGATACCATGGCCTATTCGGCGGCGGCGCTGAGCTACGTATTGGAGCATTTGGGCAAGGCCGTGGTATTCACCGGGGCGCAGGTGCCGGTGGGGGCCAACCGTTCCGACGCCCAGCGCAACCTCATCACGGCCCTGGAAATTGCGGCCGCCCGTCACCCCCGCGTCCACACTGTGCGCGTGCCCGAGGTGTGCGTGTTCTTCAACGATGTGCTCATTCGCGGTACCCGCGCTAAGAAGGTTGAAAGTCAGCAGTTTGCTGCTTTCAAAAGCGAGAATTACCCGCCCCTGGCCCGTGCTGGCATCAGCCTGGAATTCGACGACAATAGCATTCGCCTGCTGCCCGGCGCGCGCCTCAAGGTGCACGGCCAGCTCGAAACCGGCGTGGCCGTGCTGCGCCTGTTCCCGGGCATTACGGAGGCGGTGGTTTCGGCCATTCTGGGCGTTCCGGGCCTGCGCGGCTGCGTGCTCGAAACCTACGGCTCGGGCAATGCGCCCACCGCGCCGTGGTTTCTGGCCTGCCTGGCCGAGGCCCGCCAACGCGGCGTGTGGCTCCTGAATGTGAGCCAGTGCGAAGAAGGCCGCGTGGTGCAGGGCAAGTACGAAACCAGCGCCCGCTTTGCGGAAATGGGCATCGTGGGCGGCGAAGATATTACCACCGAGGCGGCCGTGACCAAGCTCATGTTCGTACTGGGCTTGGGCGTGAGCGAAGCCCGCACCCGCGAGCTGCTGGCCACCGACCTGCGCGGCGAGATAACGCTTTGA
- a CDS encoding DUF5602 domain-containing protein, with the protein MANLPCISFSGWCRSAALLAFGLPLLLACSKDSPAAQPSITYGPTVQVGSGSARSFISADASGKPTEIDMALTETALTGLPATPATGTIYDMTLPAGSSAATQMPFDHLSFGWNPNGHDPIPIYGVPHFDAHFYMQPMAAQHTITLDDPKDDIFPATNKLLAGYSTPPNVVPGRTMPMMGRHWIDPTSPEYTPGTAFTHTFVYGTYDGHVTFVEPMLTKAMLVPSVNVVKAIPRTTVYEVTGKYFPTNYTIRYDAGTKEYIISLKDMMIR; encoded by the coding sequence ATGGCAAACCTCCCTTGTATCTCCTTTAGCGGCTGGTGTCGCTCGGCGGCCCTGCTGGCCTTTGGCCTACCGCTGCTGCTGGCTTGCAGCAAAGACAGCCCTGCCGCCCAGCCCTCCATCACCTACGGCCCCACCGTGCAGGTGGGCAGCGGCTCGGCCCGCAGCTTTATCTCGGCCGATGCCAGTGGCAAGCCCACGGAAATCGACATGGCGCTCACAGAAACTGCCCTGACCGGCCTGCCCGCCACGCCGGCCACGGGCACGATATACGACATGACCCTGCCCGCCGGCAGCAGCGCCGCCACGCAAATGCCGTTCGACCACCTCTCCTTTGGCTGGAACCCCAACGGCCACGACCCCATCCCCATCTACGGCGTGCCGCACTTCGATGCGCACTTCTACATGCAGCCCATGGCCGCGCAGCATACCATCACCCTCGACGACCCCAAGGACGACATTTTCCCGGCCACCAACAAGCTGCTGGCCGGCTACAGCACGCCGCCCAACGTGGTGCCCGGCCGCACCATGCCCATGATGGGCCGCCACTGGATAGACCCCACCAGCCCCGAATACACGCCGGGCACGGCCTTCACCCACACCTTCGTCTACGGCACCTACGATGGCCACGTCACCTTCGTGGAACCGATGCTCACCAAGGCCATGTTGGTACCCAGCGTGAACGTGGTGAAGGCCATTCCGCGAACCACGGTGTATGAGGTAACGGGCAAGTACTTCCCCACCAATTACACTATCCGCTACGATGCCGGCACCAAGGAATATATCATTTCGCTAAAGGATATGATGATACGCTGA